A region from the Populus trichocarpa isolate Nisqually-1 chromosome 18, P.trichocarpa_v4.1, whole genome shotgun sequence genome encodes:
- the LOC18107892 gene encoding glucan endo-1,3-beta-glucosidase 6 produces the protein MGLYHLAIGLVSLLSMVSGAMTIGANWGTQASHPLPPETVVRLLRENGIQKVKLFDADYDTLKVLGKTGIEVMVGIPNDLLASLAGSMKAAEKWVSRNVSAHVTNNNVNIRYVAVGNEPFLQTYNGSFLRTTFPALQNVQSALIKAGLGNLIKVTVPLNADVYESSSGLPSGGDFRADIHDLMLTIVKFLNDAGAPFTVNIYPFISLYIDSNFPVEYAFFDGNANPVNDGGTSYYNMFDANYDTLVNALQKNGFGNLPIIVGEIGWPTDGDRNANVEYARRFNQGFMSHIASGKGTPMRPNAGINAYLFSLIDEDAKSIDPGNFERHWGIFTFDGIPKYSLNLGTTNTGALIPARSVHYLERKWCVMKPSAKLDDPQVAPSVSYACGLADCTSLGYGTSCGNLDPRENISYAFNSYFQIQNQLGDACKFPNLSTITRTDPSTSTCRFAIMIEPYYGGVGQTFRYGKKVALGGLIALFFLTIV, from the exons atgggTTTGTATCATTTGGCTATTGGATTAGTTTCCTTGCTTTCTATGGTGAGTGGTGCGATGACCATAGGTGCCAACTGGGGAACACAAGCATCCCACCCCTTGCCCCCAGAAACTGTGGTGAGGCTACTTAGGGAAAATGGGATCCAAAAAGTTAAACTTTTTGATGCAGATTATGATACTCTAAAAGTTCTAGGTAAGACTGGGATTGAGGTCATGGTGGGTATTCCAAATGATTTGCTTGCTTCTCTCGCTGGTAGCATGAAGGCTGCTGAGAAATGGGTTTCAAGAAATGTCTCCGCACATGTCACCAACAATAATGTCAACATCAG ATATGTTGCAGTTGGAAATGAACCTTTCTTGCAGACGTACAATGGAAGCTTTCTCAGAACAACCTTCCCTGCTCTCCAGAATGTCCAATCTGCTCTGATAAAAGCTGGGCTTGGCAATTTAATAAAGGTCACTGTCCCTCTGAATGCTGATGTCTATGAGAGCTCAAGTGGTCTTCCTTCTGGTGGTGACTTCCGAGCTGATATCCATGATCTCATGCTTACCATTGTAAAATTCTTGAATGATGCCGGTGCCCCCTTTACTGTGAATATCTATCCTTTCATAAGCCTCTATATTGATTCCAACTTCCCGGTTGAGTATGCCTTCTTCGATGGCAATGCAAATCCTGTAAACGATGGTGGCACATCCTATTATAACATGTTTGATGCTAACTATGATACACTTGTGAATGCTCTACAAAAGAATGGGTTTGGGAATCTACCTATCATTGTTGGAGAGATCGGATGGCCAACTGATGGAGACAGAAATGCTAACGTAGAATATGCCCGGCGTTTCAACCAAGGTTTCATGTCACACATTGCAAGTGGGAAAGGAACCCCAATGAGGCCTAATGCCGGTATTAATGCCTATTTGTTCAGTTTGATTGATGAAGATGCTAAAAGTATTGATCCTGGAAACTTCGAACGGCATTGGGGGATATTTACATTTGATGGAATACCCAAATACAGTCTCAACCTTGGCACAACAAACACAGGAGCTTTAATTCCAGCTAGAAGCGTCCACTACCTGGAAAGAAAATGGTGTGTGATGAAGCCGTCGGCCAAGCTTGATGACCCACAAGTGGCACCAAGTGTAAGCTATGCGTGTGGACTAGCAGACTGTACTAGCCTCGGTTATGGGACATCATGTGGAAATTTGGATCCTAGGGAGAACATATCATATGCATTCAACAGCTACTTCCAGATACAAAATCAACTGGGAGATGCATGCAAGTTTCCAAACCTGTCGACAATAACCAGGACAGATCCATCAACTTCAACTTGCAGATTTGCGATAATGATAGAGCCATACTATGGTGGCGTGGGACAGACATTCCGGTATGGCAAGAAGGTGGCCTTGGGTGGTTTGATTGCTCTATTTTTCCTAACGATTGTGTAA